A single genomic interval of Gemmatimonadota bacterium harbors:
- a CDS encoding DmsE family decaheme c-type cytochrome: MTAIQHLFRGVAIAVTALAVAVLPSAAHAQKPAAGYAGNESCIECHKKMATPFLESGKGQLLMGRPRTEHEKKGCESCHGPSKTHANSGGEEKGEMITYSRKTTTTVADRNAVCLQCHEKTARTLWKGSAHEARNVACTDCHAVMHHESERGALKKSTVAATCGTCHAQKKAAIAKYSHMPLGEKKMECTSCHNPHGSANDKLLNGVTVAETCFSCHQEKRGPFLWEHTPVIESCANCHDSHGSNKEKMLKVSRPRLCQQCHPTAHGGSLAKATDQATSRFAYNKGCSNCHLNIHGSNHPAGAFFTR; the protein is encoded by the coding sequence ATGACAGCGATACAACATCTGTTCCGTGGCGTGGCGATTGCGGTGACCGCATTGGCGGTCGCCGTGTTGCCGTCGGCGGCGCACGCGCAAAAGCCGGCGGCGGGCTATGCCGGCAACGAATCGTGCATTGAGTGCCACAAGAAAATGGCCACACCGTTTCTCGAGTCTGGCAAAGGGCAGCTCTTGATGGGTCGCCCCCGCACCGAGCATGAGAAGAAGGGCTGCGAATCGTGCCACGGCCCGAGCAAGACGCACGCGAACTCCGGCGGCGAAGAAAAGGGTGAGATGATCACCTACAGCCGCAAGACCACGACCACGGTTGCCGATCGCAACGCCGTGTGTCTGCAGTGCCATGAGAAGACCGCGCGGACGCTGTGGAAAGGCAGCGCGCACGAAGCGCGGAACGTGGCGTGCACGGATTGTCACGCCGTGATGCATCACGAGTCGGAGCGTGGCGCACTCAAGAAGTCGACCGTCGCGGCCACCTGCGGCACCTGTCACGCGCAGAAGAAGGCGGCCATCGCCAAGTATTCGCACATGCCGCTCGGCGAAAAGAAAATGGAATGCACCAGCTGCCACAATCCGCATGGCTCCGCCAATGACAAGCTCTTGAATGGCGTGACCGTGGCGGAAACGTGCTTCAGCTGTCACCAGGAGAAGCGTGGTCCGTTCCTCTGGGAGCACACGCCGGTGATTGAGAGCTGTGCCAACTGTCACGACTCGCACGGCAGCAACAAGGAAAAGATGCTCAAGGTGTCGCGTCCTCGTCTGTGCCAGCAGTGCCATCCCACCGCGCACGGCGGCTCACTCGCAAAGGCGACCGATCAGGCCACGTCCCGCTTCGCCTACAACAAAGGTTGCAGCAACTGCCACCTGAACATCCACGGTTCGAATCATCCCGCCGGCGCCTTCTTCACTCGCTGA
- a CDS encoding c-type cytochrome: protein MRAFLMVGILATALTTSAAAQAPDGKALYDEFCKKCHGVIGSPPQTMIKKFEKIKKFDAEFMAKRTEDSVVKVLQKGKSEDMKSFKDKMKPEEMAAVSKYVHELAAKAKP, encoded by the coding sequence ATGCGTGCTTTCCTGATGGTTGGCATCCTCGCCACGGCTCTCACAACCAGCGCGGCCGCGCAGGCCCCCGACGGCAAGGCGCTTTACGACGAGTTTTGCAAGAAGTGCCACGGGGTAATCGGATCGCCGCCGCAGACGATGATCAAGAAGTTCGAAAAGATCAAAAAGTTTGACGCGGAATTTATGGCCAAGCGGACCGAGGATTCCGTGGTGAAGGTGCTGCAGAAGGGGAAGAGCGAAGACATGAAGTCGTTCAAGGACAAGATGAAGCCAGAGGAAATGGCCGCTGTGTCGAAGTACGTGCACGAGCTCGCCGCGAAGGCCAAGCCGTAA
- a CDS encoding cytochrome b N-terminal domain-containing protein, translated as MASPFKWIDERVDLVGVRKALLDRKMPGGLTWFHTLGSASLTVFAVQVVTGIVLAMYYSPSPDHAYDSIRYLQDQVVSGSTLRGIHHWGASAMVVLVLAHMTRVFVMGAYKYPREINWLIGVVLLFIVLGFGFTGYLLPWDQKAYWATQVGTNIAGTAPIVGGIMVRLLRGGSQLGAATLARFYALHVLLLPLMLFIAVLLHLAIIVRQGIAPRTKALDADAPTRTSDAEYSAFYKKAYERSKGAGVPFWPDITTKDVVMGAAIVLILLQLARSFGAGLEPPADPTDSSYVPRPEWYFLPFFQLLKLVPGSMESFVAVGIPAVLVIVLVLLPFFDRKSTRSFSKRPLARASLLAIAGSCVLLVGASMAEDSAEAVAAETGRPLSNVQRAGRALYSAQGCGSCHAIGGKGGGTKEDAPPLTEVGLKHSGAWLHSFLENPLRFHPETKMPSFGPPTLSHQEIEEMTRYLVTLRGPNGDLKKPEFVDTFPPAPKSKE; from the coding sequence ATGGCCTCCCCATTCAAATGGATCGACGAGCGGGTGGACCTCGTTGGCGTGCGCAAGGCGTTGCTCGACCGCAAGATGCCCGGCGGACTGACCTGGTTCCACACGCTCGGCAGCGCATCGTTGACGGTGTTCGCGGTGCAAGTGGTGACCGGGATTGTGCTGGCGATGTACTACTCGCCGTCGCCCGACCACGCGTACGACAGCATCCGGTATTTGCAGGATCAGGTCGTGAGCGGGAGCACGCTCCGTGGCATTCACCACTGGGGCGCGTCGGCGATGGTGGTGTTGGTGCTGGCGCACATGACCCGCGTGTTCGTGATGGGCGCGTACAAGTATCCGCGCGAGATCAACTGGCTGATTGGTGTGGTGTTGCTCTTCATCGTCCTCGGCTTCGGCTTTACTGGCTATCTGCTGCCGTGGGACCAGAAGGCGTACTGGGCGACACAGGTGGGCACGAACATCGCCGGCACCGCGCCGATTGTCGGCGGGATTATGGTGCGTTTGCTCCGCGGTGGCAGCCAACTCGGCGCCGCCACGTTGGCGCGGTTCTACGCACTCCACGTGCTGTTGCTTCCGCTGATGCTCTTCATTGCCGTGCTCCTGCACCTGGCTATCATCGTGCGCCAGGGCATTGCGCCGCGCACGAAGGCGCTCGACGCCGATGCGCCGACGCGTACCAGCGATGCCGAGTATTCCGCCTTCTATAAGAAGGCGTACGAGCGCAGCAAGGGCGCTGGCGTCCCGTTCTGGCCCGACATCACGACGAAAGATGTGGTCATGGGTGCGGCGATCGTGCTGATCCTGCTGCAACTGGCCCGCAGCTTTGGTGCGGGACTCGAGCCGCCGGCCGATCCTACGGACAGCTCGTATGTGCCGCGTCCCGAATGGTATTTCCTACCGTTCTTCCAGTTGCTGAAACTGGTCCCCGGTTCGATGGAAAGCTTTGTCGCGGTGGGCATCCCCGCGGTGCTGGTGATCGTGCTCGTGCTGCTGCCGTTCTTCGATCGCAAGAGCACGCGATCGTTCTCGAAGCGTCCGTTGGCCCGCGCCTCACTGCTGGCGATTGCGGGCAGCTGCGTGTTGCTCGTCGGCGCTTCCATGGCTGAAGACAGTGCGGAAGCAGTGGCAGCAGAAACGGGACGTCCGTTGAGCAATGTACAACGAGCCGGCCGCGCGCTGTATTCGGCGCAAGGCTGCGGGAGTTGTCACGCGATTGGCGGCAAGGGTGGCGGAACCAAGGAAGACGCGCCGCCGCTCACCGAAGTTGGCTTGAAGCACTCGGGCGCTTGGCTCCACTCGTTCCTCGAGAACCCGCTGCGGTTCCACCCGGAAACGAAGATGCCGAGCTTTGGCCCGCCGACGTTGTCCCACCAGGAGATCGAGGAGATGACGCGCTATCTCGTGACGTTGCGCGGTCCCAATGGCGATCTCAAGAAGCCCGAGTTTGTTGACACGTTTCCACCTGCGCCCAAATCCAAGGAGTAA
- a CDS encoding ubiquinol-cytochrome c reductase iron-sulfur subunit: MDEPTPTQKLQPEGEAPDTGTIDRRGFLHKVSTVSAGLTALAVGVPAAGAFVSPALPKKATDDWIKVADDVALIDVGEPVRVNFVKTDQDAWIETRTLNGVWLFTEDGEKFKAYNAKCTHLGCSYVHDKEKKAFYCPCHRGQFDIKTGKVMDGPPPRPLDELEVEVRESAVYVRYRDFRLGIAERVVS; encoded by the coding sequence ATGGACGAGCCCACTCCCACCCAGAAGCTCCAACCCGAAGGCGAGGCGCCGGACACCGGCACCATCGATCGTCGCGGGTTCCTGCACAAGGTGAGCACCGTGAGCGCCGGCCTGACCGCCTTGGCGGTTGGTGTTCCGGCGGCAGGGGCCTTTGTCTCTCCCGCGCTTCCGAAGAAGGCGACTGACGATTGGATCAAAGTGGCGGATGACGTCGCATTGATTGACGTCGGCGAGCCCGTGCGCGTGAACTTTGTGAAAACGGACCAGGACGCGTGGATTGAGACGCGTACGCTGAACGGTGTATGGCTCTTCACCGAAGATGGCGAAAAATTCAAAGCGTACAACGCCAAGTGCACGCACCTCGGTTGCTCCTACGTCCACGACAAGGAAAAGAAAGCGTTCTACTGCCCGTGCCATCGCGGCCAGTTTGACATCAAGACCGGCAAGGTGATGGACGGCCCGCCGCCGCGCCCGCTGGATGAGCTGGAAGTTGAAGTGCGCGAGAGCGCCGTGTATGTGCGGTACCGCGACTTCCGCCTCGGCATTGCCGAGCGGGTGGTGTCGTAA
- a CDS encoding ATP-binding protein yields the protein MALSQQPAPRPTSWVHRVYGRLNRRLLAWFLLFSLLPVLGTNAVGYGRSATIITLIVERFLVAYARLEAQHVGDRIQERLKTLRAMASGNETLLAGVMNVSGNGGRASTGGISALAASPDAVQRYLVRARQEMRAFDALALFAVDGRMVAATDSLIVWGAPPVAHVRSGFAEFVQGGDDAPGTLVLRLIVPILRDDSLPVGYLVASVRRSSAAAFLQLPDYRTSGIEGIIFDAEGHSMISTMPHANVAERSTVFHPALTPSSEAVSRYYDGNGRQRIAAVSDIPQSSWFFVAEVSAEDALAPLRRLGGLSLLLEVLLAVVLIATAVVVAREIVAPVQRLAVAARRVAAGDLAVRIPVRGHDEVSELGHAFNEMTRALADATERVAEMHQREIERASQLATVGELASGLAHEIKNPVVSVTNGLDLVRRRHGDDPGLQPIFDEMGKQLHRIEATVHDLLAFARPAAPRLGQVNANAVVARAVLLTQPAAEQAGVRMVVEAEADDPQLQADEGMVYQALVNLLMNAMQATPADGSIRIATRIDGRDVLIDIADTGKGIAAADLQQVFRPFFTTRHKGTGLGLSITRGIIERHGGTLTIESAEGVGTTVHIRLPKRIDDSAPPEATRT from the coding sequence ATGGCGTTGTCGCAACAGCCGGCACCACGCCCCACGTCGTGGGTGCATCGTGTGTACGGTCGCCTCAATCGGCGGCTGCTCGCGTGGTTCCTGCTGTTCTCGCTCCTTCCGGTCCTCGGCACCAACGCGGTCGGCTACGGCCGCAGCGCGACCATCATCACCTTGATCGTGGAGCGCTTTTTGGTGGCCTATGCGCGCCTCGAGGCACAGCACGTTGGGGACCGCATTCAGGAGCGCCTCAAAACGCTGCGCGCGATGGCGTCTGGCAATGAGACGTTGCTCGCCGGCGTGATGAACGTCAGCGGCAACGGAGGTCGCGCGTCCACCGGTGGAATCTCTGCGCTCGCGGCGTCCCCAGACGCCGTACAGCGCTACCTCGTACGGGCTCGGCAAGAGATGCGCGCCTTTGATGCGCTCGCCCTCTTTGCCGTGGACGGACGCATGGTGGCGGCGACCGATTCACTAATTGTGTGGGGAGCGCCACCCGTCGCGCATGTGCGCAGCGGATTCGCCGAGTTCGTGCAAGGGGGAGATGACGCCCCGGGAACGCTCGTGCTCCGGCTTATCGTGCCGATTTTGCGCGACGACTCGCTCCCCGTTGGCTATCTCGTGGCGTCGGTCCGACGGAGTTCCGCCGCAGCGTTTCTCCAACTTCCTGACTATCGAACCAGCGGTATCGAAGGAATTATTTTTGATGCCGAAGGGCATTCGATGATTTCAACGATGCCGCACGCCAATGTTGCCGAACGCTCCACGGTGTTTCACCCCGCACTGACGCCGTCATCCGAGGCGGTGAGTCGCTATTACGACGGCAACGGCCGTCAACGGATTGCCGCGGTCTCGGACATTCCGCAATCGTCTTGGTTCTTTGTTGCCGAGGTTTCGGCGGAAGATGCCCTTGCACCGCTGCGTCGCCTCGGTGGGCTCTCGCTGCTGCTCGAAGTGCTCCTCGCTGTGGTGCTCATTGCGACGGCCGTCGTTGTGGCGCGCGAGATTGTCGCCCCGGTGCAACGGTTGGCGGTAGCGGCACGCCGTGTGGCTGCTGGCGATCTTGCGGTGCGCATCCCTGTGCGCGGCCACGACGAAGTGTCGGAACTTGGACACGCGTTCAATGAAATGACGAGAGCCCTCGCCGACGCCACGGAACGTGTGGCCGAAATGCACCAACGCGAAATTGAGCGCGCCTCGCAGCTCGCGACGGTCGGCGAACTCGCCAGCGGTCTCGCGCACGAAATCAAGAATCCCGTCGTCAGCGTCACGAACGGATTGGACCTCGTGCGGCGCCGGCACGGCGACGACCCCGGGCTCCAGCCAATCTTCGATGAAATGGGGAAGCAGTTGCATCGTATTGAGGCCACCGTACACGATCTCTTGGCCTTCGCGCGCCCAGCGGCGCCGCGGCTCGGACAGGTGAACGCCAATGCCGTGGTGGCTCGCGCTGTGTTGCTCACGCAACCCGCCGCAGAGCAGGCCGGTGTGCGCATGGTCGTAGAGGCGGAGGCGGACGATCCGCAGTTGCAGGCCGATGAAGGGATGGTGTATCAAGCCCTCGTGAATCTCCTGATGAACGCCATGCAGGCCACTCCGGCAGACGGCTCGATTCGTATTGCGACGCGCATCGACGGACGTGATGTGCTCATTGACATCGCCGACACGGGCAAAGGCATTGCCGCGGCCGATCTCCAGCAGGTGTTCCGTCCGTTCTTCACCACACGACACAAGGGCACCGGACTCGGTCTCTCGATTACACGCGGTATCATCGAGCGCCACGGCGGCACCCTCACGATTGAAAGCGCCGAAGGGGTTGGCACAACCGTGCACATTCGGCTTCCCAAACGCATTGACGACTCCGCTCCCCCAGAGGCGACCCGTACATGA
- a CDS encoding sigma-54 dependent transcriptional regulator encodes MIKPRVLICDDEMLIRLWLGEHLAEAGYNTETVENGKELLAAFSREPADLVLLDLRLPGETGLELLPKLKAMDATLPVIMMSAYGEVETAVAAVRAGAFHFLEKPIALPELTLLLEQALETRRLRSDVDRYRETNSWQFADVALVGRSPALRRIAETIARVGSKGSAVNILIRGESGTGKDVVARAIHARGPRRSQPFISVNCTAMPEHLVESELFGHEAGAYTDAKEAKKGLFELADRGTLFLDEIGDMPRALQAKLLQVLETHRFRRIGGVRDIEVDVHVITATNRDLEAAQKAGDFREDLFYRLNVLPIMMPPLRERPEDIQPLATHFGGVLARELGQPVRELAPEVARAFDRYSWPGNARELRNVLERILLIEDDTMVRLEHLPPTIAGVAPTRPNALVLPAEGLDLDETERELIVQSMARAGGNKTAAARLLGLTRDTMRYRLEKFGIQ; translated from the coding sequence ATGATTAAGCCGCGCGTCCTCATTTGCGATGACGAAATGCTCATTCGACTCTGGCTCGGCGAGCATCTCGCCGAGGCGGGGTACAACACGGAAACAGTAGAAAACGGCAAGGAGTTGTTGGCGGCGTTTTCGCGTGAGCCGGCAGACCTCGTCTTGCTCGACCTTCGCTTGCCCGGTGAGACGGGGCTTGAGTTGTTGCCCAAACTCAAGGCCATGGACGCCACCTTGCCGGTGATCATGATGTCGGCGTACGGCGAGGTAGAAACGGCCGTGGCAGCGGTCCGTGCCGGGGCGTTTCATTTTCTCGAAAAACCCATCGCTCTCCCCGAACTCACGTTGTTGCTCGAGCAGGCGCTGGAAACGCGACGCCTTCGCTCCGACGTAGACCGGTACCGTGAAACCAATAGTTGGCAGTTCGCCGATGTCGCGCTCGTCGGTCGCTCGCCCGCGCTCCGCCGCATTGCGGAGACCATCGCGCGGGTCGGGAGCAAGGGAAGTGCGGTCAACATTCTCATTCGCGGTGAGAGTGGGACGGGCAAGGACGTTGTGGCGCGCGCCATTCACGCGCGCGGCCCTCGACGTTCGCAGCCTTTTATTAGTGTGAATTGCACGGCGATGCCCGAGCATCTTGTGGAGAGCGAACTCTTTGGCCACGAAGCGGGCGCGTACACGGACGCCAAGGAAGCCAAAAAAGGGCTGTTCGAACTCGCGGACCGCGGCACGCTGTTCCTCGACGAAATCGGCGATATGCCGCGCGCGCTGCAGGCCAAGCTGCTGCAGGTACTCGAGACGCATCGGTTCCGCCGCATCGGCGGCGTGCGCGATATCGAAGTGGATGTGCACGTGATCACGGCGACCAATCGGGACCTTGAGGCAGCGCAAAAAGCAGGGGACTTTCGTGAGGATTTGTTCTACCGCCTCAACGTGCTCCCAATCATGATGCCGCCGCTCCGCGAACGGCCGGAGGACATTCAGCCGCTCGCCACGCACTTTGGCGGGGTGCTCGCCCGCGAACTGGGACAGCCGGTGCGCGAGCTCGCTCCTGAAGTGGCGCGCGCCTTTGACCGGTACTCCTGGCCGGGAAATGCGCGGGAACTGCGGAATGTGCTCGAGCGCATCCTCCTCATCGAGGACGACACGATGGTGCGCCTCGAGCACCTGCCTCCCACGATCGCAGGGGTGGCGCCTACGAGACCGAACGCGTTGGTGCTTCCCGCCGAGGGGCTCGATCTCGACGAAACCGAGCGGGAGCTGATTGTGCAGTCCATGGCCCGGGCGGGCGGAAACAAGACAGCCGCCGCCCGTCTGCTAGGCCTCACCCGTGATACCATGCGCTACCGCCTTGAGAAGTTTGGTATCCAATAA
- a CDS encoding cobalamin B12-binding domain-containing protein, with the protein MERPIRVLVAKPGLDGHDRGAKVVAAALRDAGMEVIYTGLHQTPEMIASAAVQEDVDVVGLSILSGAHMTLFPRVKTLLDAQGRSDILVTGGGIIPKEDMDALAALGIGPLFGPGTSTQDLVEYIRGWFAARPQGV; encoded by the coding sequence ATGGAACGCCCAATTCGAGTACTCGTTGCCAAGCCCGGTCTTGACGGCCACGACCGCGGCGCCAAAGTTGTCGCCGCGGCCCTCCGTGACGCGGGCATGGAAGTCATCTATACCGGCCTGCATCAGACGCCGGAAATGATTGCCAGTGCGGCCGTCCAAGAGGATGTGGATGTGGTTGGCCTGTCGATTCTCTCTGGCGCGCACATGACGCTCTTTCCCCGCGTGAAAACACTGCTCGACGCGCAGGGGCGGAGTGACATCCTCGTCACCGGCGGCGGCATTATTCCCAAGGAAGACATGGATGCCCTTGCCGCACTCGGCATTGGCCCCCTGTTTGGACCAGGGACCTCCACGCAGGATCTCGTGGAATACATTCGAGGGTGGTTCGCCGCGCGACCGCAGGGCGTGTGA
- a CDS encoding acyl-CoA carboxylase subunit beta, with the protein MTTRLRDLSDATRALEATLRLGGGPEKAAKQHQQGKLTARERVTQLMDADSHFLEIGLLVAHDRYDGQAPGAGVITGVAMVAGRECVVVANDATVKAGSWWPETITKILRAQEVAMRCHIPIVYLVDSAGVNLPYQGGVFPGQYGASRIFYYNSLMRRYLKVPQIAAVMGQCVAGGAYLPALSDVILMVKGTSFMGLGGPNLVKGATGQTIDGETLGGAVTHTEISGVAHYALDSDTDCLRKVRELVDRLPKARVAAMEATISNAKAPTTEPERLYDLLPQDHRMSYDMHELLRCVLDDGALDEFQPQLAKELICGDARINGISVGVIANQRGLIKGREGERPRFGGIVYAESAEKAAFYIDRCNRQGLPLLFVQDVSGFMVGPESEHEGIIRAGARFVEAMATVIVPKIVLTVNHASGAGYYAMAGQGFDPDFIFSWPTGRMAVMEGESAVQAVHGPAIAAAKKAGTAVSDEVAASMAEMRADYEHQLDARFAGARGYIDAIVYPEDTRTALTMALRSTLQNPGPHLGPFVLPSRLEVDA; encoded by the coding sequence GTGACCACACGACTGCGCGATCTGAGCGACGCGACCCGCGCGCTTGAAGCCACGCTCCGCCTAGGCGGCGGACCGGAAAAGGCAGCGAAACAGCACCAACAGGGCAAGCTCACGGCTCGCGAGCGCGTGACGCAGCTGATGGACGCCGATTCACATTTTCTCGAAATCGGGTTGCTCGTCGCGCATGATCGCTACGACGGGCAAGCGCCTGGCGCCGGGGTCATTACGGGTGTCGCCATGGTCGCCGGACGTGAATGCGTGGTGGTGGCCAATGACGCCACCGTCAAAGCCGGAAGCTGGTGGCCAGAGACCATCACCAAGATTCTCCGCGCGCAGGAAGTGGCCATGCGTTGCCACATTCCCATTGTCTATCTCGTGGACTCCGCGGGCGTCAACCTCCCATATCAGGGCGGCGTCTTTCCAGGGCAGTACGGCGCCTCGCGCATTTTCTATTACAACTCACTCATGCGGCGCTACCTCAAAGTGCCGCAGATAGCCGCCGTTATGGGGCAGTGCGTCGCGGGCGGCGCATACCTGCCCGCGCTGTCCGACGTCATTCTTATGGTGAAGGGCACCAGCTTCATGGGACTCGGCGGACCGAATCTCGTGAAAGGCGCCACCGGTCAGACCATCGATGGCGAAACGCTCGGTGGCGCCGTGACCCACACCGAGATCAGTGGTGTGGCGCACTACGCGCTCGACAGCGATACCGACTGCTTGCGGAAAGTGCGCGAGCTGGTGGACCGGCTCCCGAAGGCGCGCGTCGCGGCGATGGAAGCGACCATTTCCAACGCCAAGGCGCCAACCACCGAGCCCGAACGGCTCTACGATTTACTGCCGCAGGATCACCGCATGTCGTATGACATGCATGAACTCCTTCGGTGCGTGTTGGACGATGGCGCGCTCGATGAATTTCAGCCGCAGCTCGCCAAGGAACTCATTTGTGGTGATGCGCGCATCAATGGCATCTCGGTGGGTGTCATTGCCAATCAACGCGGCCTCATCAAGGGTCGTGAAGGCGAACGGCCGCGTTTTGGCGGCATTGTGTACGCCGAGAGCGCGGAGAAGGCGGCGTTCTACATTGATCGCTGTAATCGGCAGGGACTCCCGCTGTTGTTCGTGCAGGACGTCTCGGGGTTTATGGTGGGTCCCGAGTCGGAGCACGAAGGCATCATTCGCGCCGGCGCTCGTTTTGTAGAAGCGATGGCAACGGTGATTGTGCCGAAGATTGTGCTCACGGTGAATCACGCCTCTGGCGCCGGCTACTACGCCATGGCGGGGCAGGGCTTTGACCCTGATTTCATTTTTTCCTGGCCGACCGGACGCATGGCGGTGATGGAGGGCGAGTCGGCCGTGCAAGCCGTGCACGGTCCGGCCATTGCTGCCGCCAAGAAAGCTGGGACCGCTGTCTCCGACGAGGTTGCGGCCTCTATGGCCGAAATGCGCGCGGATTATGAACACCAACTCGACGCCCGCTTTGCTGGGGCGCGTGGCTATATCGACGCTATCGTGTATCCCGAAGACACTCGCACCGCACTGACCATGGCACTGCGCAGCACGTTGCAAAATCCCGGCCCGCATCTTGGCCCCTTCGTGCTTCCGTCACGACTCGAGGTGGACGCATGA
- a CDS encoding DUF1446 domain-containing protein yields MTAPKIVRVAGGQGFWGDSLDAPRQQVTRGPVDYLMLDYLAEVTMSILQKQKERDPNMGYARDFIGAMESVLDAVVNNGVKVIANAGGVNPEACAAAVLEMAAAKGAAGKLKIGVITGDNLLSRIDELIASGHELRNMDTGEPLSVVRDRVVAANAYIGSTPIVEALAKGANVVIVGRSTDTALTMAPLRHEFGWGAEDWDKLAAGIIAGHIIECGAQCSGGNCLHDWRSIEHLEDVGYPIVEATADGTFVVTKHAGTGGKVSVPTVSEQLVYEMGDPHSYITPDVVADFSSIRLSADGENRVRVHSIVGRPATDKLKVSIAYRAGYKAVGSLVYSWPDALEKAQAAERILRERLIRLGLHFEHILTEFVGANATHGRLAGPDAGKDAPEVQFRIGVRDADKKKVERFTREIAPLVLNGPPSVTGFAGGRPKVEEIVAYWPALVDKSVVQTHVEVIS; encoded by the coding sequence ATGACCGCGCCAAAGATTGTTCGCGTTGCTGGAGGACAGGGCTTTTGGGGTGACTCGCTGGACGCGCCGCGTCAGCAAGTCACACGCGGCCCCGTTGACTATCTCATGCTCGACTACCTCGCCGAAGTCACGATGTCCATTCTGCAAAAGCAGAAGGAACGCGACCCGAATATGGGGTACGCCCGCGATTTCATCGGCGCCATGGAGAGCGTCCTCGACGCCGTGGTCAACAACGGCGTCAAGGTGATCGCCAATGCTGGTGGCGTGAACCCGGAAGCGTGCGCCGCGGCGGTGCTCGAGATGGCCGCGGCGAAAGGTGCCGCTGGGAAACTCAAAATCGGTGTGATTACCGGCGACAATCTGCTCAGTCGCATTGACGAGCTCATTGCCTCTGGCCACGAACTGCGCAACATGGATACGGGCGAACCACTCTCCGTGGTGCGGGACCGCGTGGTGGCGGCGAATGCGTACATCGGGAGCACGCCCATCGTCGAGGCACTCGCCAAGGGCGCGAACGTCGTGATCGTCGGACGCTCGACCGATACCGCACTCACTATGGCGCCGCTGCGTCATGAGTTTGGATGGGGCGCTGAGGATTGGGATAAGCTTGCGGCCGGCATCATTGCCGGGCACATCATTGAGTGCGGGGCGCAATGTTCGGGTGGCAACTGCTTGCACGACTGGCGCTCCATTGAACACCTCGAAGACGTGGGCTATCCGATTGTCGAAGCCACTGCCGACGGCACCTTTGTGGTGACCAAGCACGCGGGCACTGGTGGGAAGGTGTCGGTGCCCACGGTGTCAGAACAGCTCGTGTATGAAATGGGCGATCCGCATTCCTACATCACGCCAGACGTTGTCGCGGACTTTTCCTCGATTCGCCTCTCGGCGGATGGTGAGAACCGCGTACGCGTTCATAGCATTGTGGGCCGACCGGCCACCGATAAACTCAAGGTGTCCATCGCCTACCGCGCGGGTTACAAGGCAGTCGGATCGCTGGTGTATTCGTGGCCGGACGCGCTCGAAAAGGCGCAGGCTGCTGAGCGTATTTTGCGTGAGCGACTCATTCGCCTTGGATTGCACTTTGAACACATCCTCACGGAGTTTGTTGGCGCCAACGCGACGCATGGGCGCCTCGCTGGACCTGACGCCGGCAAGGATGCTCCCGAGGTGCAATTCCGCATTGGTGTGCGCGACGCAGACAAAAAGAAGGTCGAGCGCTTTACCCGTGAAATCGCGCCGCTCGTGCTGAACGGGCCGCCGAGCGTGACGGGGTTCGCCGGTGGACGGCCGAAGGTTGAAGAGATCGTGGCCTACTGGCCGGCGTTGGTGGACAAGTCCGTCGTGCAGACGCACGTGGAGGTGATCTCATGA